A region of the Trichocoleus sp. genome:
TGCTGCGGATCAAAATGAGACATTTGAAACACCCGCCGTAACCGCTCTGCCATTGCCTCTGCTTGCTCTTGCGAAGGAAATTCAGCGATCGGCTTGTTCCGCACTTGCACCTGAAACACTGCCCCCCATCTCTCCTGAAGTGGACGAGCATCCCGACTCTGGCAAAATTGATCAAGCGCACTTGAGGCAATTTCTAAGTGAGCGTTCGTTTCAGCCAAATCTAAGAGGCTTAATGGATTAGCTGGATCGATCGCTAAACGGGGCGGTTTCAAAGGAACAACTGCCACCATTGGCGTCGCCAACCTTAACGCTTCGCTAATGCCTCTCGTCCAGCGAGAGAGATTATCAACAATTTGCAGAATGCGATCGGGCAACCCAGTTTGGGAAAGCTGGATCGAGTTCAGCGAAGGTTGAAAGGCAGGGTTGACAAACTCAGAGCGTGATAAATCAGGGTTGACTGGATGCGTTTTAGCTGAAGCAACCGAAGGAGTTGCGATTGTCAGCAGGGATGCATTAGAGGAAACAGCGGTAGCAGGTTGCTGTCTCAATCCATTCCCTAGGGGAGTTGAGTGGATCACCGCGATCGGTGACAAAGGTTTACCCGACCAAAGTGAGGCGTCTAAAACTTTAAGCGAAGTGTGGAATGCAAAGATACCACCGACGCTCGTAAGCGCCCATAACAATCCAAAAAGATTCATGGATCAACAATCAATCGAATGCTGCGGTAGATGGTGTTTGAAGACCAAGGAAAAAGCAGAAAGGAAGAGCCTACAAGCGAAAATGCCTTAAATCTAGGGGATTCAGACGAAAATAGCGTCTGTCGAATAGTGATAGATTGTACAAATTGTCGCATCAAATCGGCAATTCAACTGCAATAATTTCCTTCTGCAAGCATTAAACATGTTGGATATTGATACAACCCCACAATGGGATAGATTGTTGCTCAATCTAGGGGGGTGGCAGGGTTCATTTACCCATCTTGAGATAGATGGCAAAGTTAAGAAAGTAATCCCTAGCCTGGTAACGCTGGAAGGGCTGAATGATAACCAAACCGTTCGGCAGACGATCCAACATTTTTCTGAGACCGGGGAGGTTCAAAAAAACGTTGTTCTAGAATACAGCTCCCTCAATCGCAATACCTTGTTTTTTCCGGATGGAGCATTTGCTCAAGGCTCACTACAATTTGCGCCCTTTTCAGAATTTGGCACTGAAATTGGCTTTATCCAGGGCGATCGTCGCTTGCGCCTTGTCCAACTCTTCAACAAAGACAGCCATCTCTCCAGTCTGACGCTCATTCGAGAACATCGACAGAATACAACTGCGGCAGAACGCCCACCACTCAGCATTTCCAGCCTTTTGGGAGAATGGCAGGGTGAAGCAGTGACCCTCTACCCAGACTGGCGTACCCCCGATCGCTATCGCACAACGCTTTCCATTTGGCAGGAGGGCGATCGACTCCATCACCGATTAGCAACCGAGCAGATGGAACTGACATCCAGCGCAGCGATCGAAGGTTCGAGGCTGTTGTTTGATCAAGGATT
Encoded here:
- a CDS encoding septal ring lytic transglycosylase RlpA family protein is translated as MNLFGLLWALTSVGGIFAFHTSLKVLDASLWSGKPLSPIAVIHSTPLGNGLRQQPATAVSSNASLLTIATPSVASAKTHPVNPDLSRSEFVNPAFQPSLNSIQLSQTGLPDRILQIVDNLSRWTRGISEALRLATPMVAVVPLKPPRLAIDPANPLSLLDLAETNAHLEIASSALDQFCQSRDARPLQERWGAVFQVQVRNKPIAEFPSQEQAEAMAERLRRVFQMSHFDPQQLKPVLIDSTPGGKAGHEPLFWVEPELAMQLNRNPELIAITWINHLRSALNVPTLDLIEAQMQMHDLISTNEQIEGTASWYGPYFHGRQTATGETFNQTELTAAHPSLPFDTYLKVTNLGTGNAVIVRINDRGPYFEDRSLDLSREAARCLDSESTGVVSYKAVVMKRTVGQFSEPSTPASPEPSPQPAPQPTLNE
- a CDS encoding DUF3598 family protein, coding for MLDIDTTPQWDRLLLNLGGWQGSFTHLEIDGKVKKVIPSLVTLEGLNDNQTVRQTIQHFSETGEVQKNVVLEYSSLNRNTLFFPDGAFAQGSLQFAPFSEFGTEIGFIQGDRRLRLVQLFNKDSHLSSLTLIREHRQNTTAAERPPLSISSLLGEWQGEAVTLYPDWRTPDRYRTTLSIWQEGDRLHHRLATEQMELTSSAAIEGSRLLFDQGLYPVQVLLLPDGASSNTPLTIPKGKPFLLEAGWLFADNLRQRMIRSYDAQGGWRHLTLVTERRVSVGN